The Candidatus Thorarchaeota archaeon genome includes a window with the following:
- a CDS encoding CPBP family intramembrane metalloprotease, translated as MDGSTRTQSSSSWHSIVVYIAVVFALGAIFYVPWVLSSYGLFPVEPIALLVILGGVSPTIAAAAAMRSQNRGAGVRKLFSAAAGQEVDKTALALSLLLPLVVFYGAVTLYLLTGGVYALAMDDLLPYVPMLCVAALVSVWEEIGWRGFAQPELQRRYSALVSSLIVGLIWALWHWPHFAVFGSQMPDVYGSYVVFVSQTVVVSVIYGALYNWGKGNVVAPTLFHGGFNALGGILMQTAGSAVPIPFMIVVELVIIVVLAGAFGIDSLSRGVRVKGIDTSAGSSS; from the coding sequence ATGGATGGTAGTACGAGAACTCAGTCATCGTCTTCCTGGCACTCAATCGTAGTGTACATTGCTGTTGTGTTTGCCCTGGGCGCAATCTTCTATGTTCCCTGGGTCCTGTCCTCTTACGGACTGTTCCCGGTCGAACCGATAGCCCTCCTGGTCATTCTTGGCGGAGTGTCTCCGACAATTGCCGCTGCCGCCGCCATGCGCTCTCAGAACAGAGGTGCAGGCGTGCGGAAGCTCTTCTCTGCGGCTGCGGGACAAGAGGTGGACAAGACCGCTCTCGCTCTGTCACTGCTGCTCCCCCTTGTGGTATTCTATGGTGCGGTCACACTGTATCTGTTGACAGGCGGCGTGTATGCTCTTGCGATGGACGACCTGCTGCCGTACGTGCCTATGCTGTGCGTCGCCGCACTTGTGAGTGTCTGGGAGGAGATTGGCTGGAGAGGGTTTGCGCAACCTGAGCTGCAGAGGAGATACAGCGCACTTGTATCGAGCCTCATTGTTGGTCTCATCTGGGCGTTGTGGCACTGGCCCCACTTCGCTGTGTTCGGCAGTCAGATGCCAGATGTCTATGGTTCATATGTGGTGTTCGTTTCTCAGACCGTAGTCGTATCGGTCATCTATGGCGCGCTATACAACTGGGGCAAGGGGAATGTCGTTGCTCCGACTCTCTTTCATGGCGGCTTCAATGCATTGGGTGGAATCCTCATGCAGACTGCGGGGTCGGCTGTCCCCATCCCCTTCATGATTGTAGTCGAGCTCGTAATCATCGTGGTCCTCGCCGGTGCCTTTGGTATCGACTCATTGTCCAGAGGAGTACGCGTCAAGGGCATTGATACGAGCGCCGGCAGCAGTAGCTGA
- a CDS encoding dinitrogenase iron-molybdenum cofactor biosynthesis protein: MTKVAVSSTGSSLNSPIDPRFGRCTYFIVADTDTMEFKAIPNPAVNAAGGAGVQAAQTVIAEGAEAVITGTVGPHAMTALHAANKQILSCPAGTVMQAIESYKRSELKTLTTSAPAYTGAGMGGRGRMGHGHGRGRGGW, encoded by the coding sequence ATGACAAAGGTGGCTGTGAGTTCGACAGGCAGCAGTCTCAACTCGCCGATAGACCCGCGATTCGGGCGGTGTACATACTTCATAGTAGCGGATACTGACACCATGGAGTTCAAAGCAATTCCCAACCCAGCAGTCAATGCTGCGGGAGGGGCAGGAGTTCAGGCGGCGCAGACAGTGATTGCTGAGGGCGCAGAAGCCGTCATAACCGGCACTGTGGGTCCTCATGCGATGACTGCACTGCATGCAGCAAACAAGCAGATCCTGTCCTGCCCGGCCGGTACAGTGATGCAGGCCATTGAGTCGTACAAGAGGTCAGAACTGAAGACTCTGACCACCTCCGCTCCAGCTTACACAGGAGCAGGTATGGGTGGCCGTGGAAGAATGGGTCATGGTCATGGACGCGGTAGAGGAGGCTGGTGA
- a CDS encoding 4-hydroxybutyryl-CoA dehydratase, which produces MTGAEYIESLKRRRPLRVHLLGEKVRSPLEHPLVRASVNSVALTYDLAHAPEYRTVATAKSLLTGATVNRFCHLHCSTEDLLSKVKMLRILGQKCGTCFQRCVGMDAMNAVFLTTYEIDAKLGTDYHQRFREFVMKAESEDWTIAGSMTDPKGDRGKRPSAQRDPDLYVHVAARDSDGIVIRGAKMHQTGAINSHEHLVMPTLAMRPEDTDYAVCCAVPSDADGIEYYYGRQSCDLRRLDTSPEGDLDCGNPMYGGQECMVVFDDVFVPNERVFMNGETEFRGRLVESFAAYHRQSYGGCKVGVGDVLVGAAACIAEYNGVAKASHIQDKLTEMTHLNETLYACGIACSAAGQKTPAGNFLVDILLANVCKQNVTRFPYEIARLLQDIAGGLFVTCPSASDLTDPETGPVLQKYLAGADGVKTADRIRMLRLIENLTLGRAAVGYLAESMHGAGSPQAQRIMIARLSDVEQKKALAKRLARTSDAT; this is translated from the coding sequence ATGACTGGTGCCGAGTATATTGAGAGCCTCAAGAGGCGTCGGCCTCTGAGAGTCCATCTGCTTGGCGAGAAGGTGCGTAGTCCTCTCGAGCATCCTCTGGTCCGGGCCTCTGTGAACTCCGTTGCTCTTACCTACGACCTTGCGCATGCACCGGAGTACAGGACCGTTGCCACAGCCAAGTCCCTCCTCACCGGAGCGACGGTGAACAGGTTCTGTCACTTGCACTGTAGCACCGAGGACCTCCTGTCAAAGGTCAAGATGCTGCGCATACTCGGTCAGAAGTGCGGCACATGTTTTCAAAGGTGTGTTGGCATGGATGCGATGAACGCCGTCTTTCTGACCACCTACGAGATTGATGCGAAGCTCGGAACGGACTACCATCAGCGGTTCAGAGAATTCGTCATGAAGGCCGAGAGCGAGGACTGGACCATTGCAGGCTCCATGACGGACCCCAAAGGAGACCGTGGCAAGCGACCCTCTGCTCAGAGAGACCCTGACCTCTATGTCCATGTCGCAGCACGGGACTCAGATGGCATAGTAATACGTGGTGCGAAGATGCATCAGACAGGGGCCATCAACTCCCACGAGCACTTGGTCATGCCTACCTTGGCCATGCGACCTGAGGACACGGACTATGCCGTGTGTTGTGCCGTGCCTTCAGATGCAGATGGCATCGAGTACTACTATGGCAGGCAATCGTGCGACCTGCGGAGGCTTGACACGAGTCCTGAAGGGGACCTTGACTGCGGCAACCCCATGTATGGCGGACAGGAGTGCATGGTGGTCTTCGACGATGTGTTTGTGCCGAACGAGCGTGTCTTCATGAATGGAGAGACCGAGTTCCGCGGTCGTCTTGTTGAGTCCTTTGCTGCGTATCACCGGCAGAGCTACGGTGGTTGTAAGGTTGGGGTAGGTGATGTCCTCGTCGGGGCTGCGGCATGCATTGCAGAATACAATGGTGTTGCGAAGGCATCCCATATTCAAGACAAGCTGACTGAGATGACACATTTGAACGAGACCCTCTATGCTTGTGGCATTGCCTGCTCGGCGGCAGGCCAGAAGACTCCCGCTGGCAACTTCCTTGTTGACATCTTGCTCGCCAATGTGTGCAAGCAGAATGTCACTAGGTTCCCGTACGAGATTGCCCGACTGCTTCAGGACATTGCGGGGGGGCTCTTCGTCACCTGTCCCAGTGCAAGTGACCTCACTGATCCTGAGACCGGCCCAGTCCTCCAGAAGTACCTTGCAGGTGCCGACGGAGTGAAGACCGCCGACCGCATCAGGATGCTGCGTCTGATTGAGAACCTGACACTAGGACGAGCTGCGGTGGGGTATCTCGCCGAGTCGATGCACGGCGCTGGCTCTCCGCAGGCACAGCGCATCATGATTGCGCGCTTAAGCGACGTTGAACAGAAGAAGGCACTTGCAAAGCGCTTGGCTCGGACCTCGGATGCCACTTGA
- a CDS encoding DUF134 domain-containing protein encodes MPRRKMHRLVEGEPPVSIFKPAGVPARELEEILLEVDEFEAIRLADHIGLDQREACEAMNVSQPTFNRILSSARRKIATAIVKGCVLRIEGGNYVLRDGSGGLECVQCGHFLGPVSCETSSCPKCGSQSLRWTRRSQRCDTNPD; translated from the coding sequence ATGCCTCGAAGGAAGATGCATAGGCTCGTCGAGGGCGAACCGCCGGTCTCCATATTCAAGCCAGCAGGAGTGCCAGCAAGAGAGCTAGAGGAGATACTCCTTGAAGTGGACGAGTTCGAGGCAATAAGACTGGCCGACCACATAGGCCTCGATCAGAGAGAGGCTTGCGAGGCAATGAATGTGAGCCAACCGACCTTCAACAGGATACTCAGTTCCGCAAGGAGGAAGATTGCAACAGCTATCGTCAAGGGGTGTGTACTGAGGATCGAGGGGGGCAACTACGTACTCCGTGATGGCTCAGGGGGACTCGAGTGCGTGCAGTGTGGTCACTTTCTGGGACCGGTCTCTTGCGAGACTTCTTCTTGCCCTAAGTGCGGCTCTCAAAGTCTCAGATGGACAAGGAGGTCTCAGAGGTGTGACACCAACCCAGACTGA
- a CDS encoding NifB/NifX family molybdenum-iron cluster-binding protein has protein sequence MTTRKVVIPTDDAEGKSLAGHFGRAEYFVVVELDDANRVVRRDVHNVRGEHTGGHGYTHDNIMRMNPDAVIVGGMGPRGIASFQSRGVAVLQANSPSVDELVAAYISGRLGVLTEGCHDAHHH, from the coding sequence GTGACCACGAGAAAAGTAGTGATCCCAACTGATGACGCAGAAGGCAAGAGCCTCGCAGGTCACTTCGGACGCGCGGAGTACTTTGTGGTCGTTGAGCTAGACGACGCGAATAGAGTGGTCAGGCGAGATGTCCACAACGTAAGAGGAGAACACACCGGAGGCCACGGCTATACGCACGACAACATCATGCGGATGAATCCGGATGCCGTCATCGTTGGCGGCATGGGGCCTAGGGGCATAGCATCGTTCCAGAGCCGGGGTGTGGCCGTGCTGCAGGCCAACAGTCCCTCAGTAGATGAACTCGTGGCAGCATACATCAGCGGCAGACTCGGTGTGCTCACCGAAGGATGTCATGACGCGCATCATCACTAG
- a CDS encoding alpha/beta hydrolase: MPFFDFSGTRIHYVDIQPKESTSVGMPIVFVHGAGSSHISWSLQLREFSKTNRSIALDLSGHGESDDGKPAVSIEDDYTSELKGLITHLGLQDFILVGHSMGGAVAMSYVLREDTVRPRGLVLVDTSSSLDLSKLALGLAIEAVEDRLLLFRNRSLEEFTDTYKIKRIEEQTRLSNPEVLRRDLAACDRFDITSRLSQIEVPTFVLVGDDDDIVPPRIAKSLQKSIPRSDIAVVRKADHAPMIENPEEFNRLLRRFVKWVESHEA, translated from the coding sequence ATGCCATTCTTTGACTTCTCTGGCACAAGGATTCACTACGTCGACATCCAGCCGAAAGAGAGCACCTCCGTAGGCATGCCGATTGTCTTCGTTCATGGAGCCGGCTCATCGCACATATCGTGGAGTCTGCAACTCAGGGAGTTCTCCAAGACCAACAGGTCCATAGCTCTTGACCTCTCAGGCCACGGAGAGTCTGACGATGGCAAACCTGCTGTGTCAATAGAAGACGACTACACATCTGAGCTGAAGGGTCTGATCACTCACCTTGGTCTACAGGACTTCATCCTTGTCGGTCACTCAATGGGAGGCGCCGTGGCAATGAGCTACGTGCTTCGTGAAGACACAGTAAGACCCAGAGGACTGGTACTAGTCGACACATCAAGCTCACTCGACTTGTCGAAGCTTGCACTCGGGCTGGCAATTGAAGCAGTGGAGGACAGACTGCTTCTTTTCAGGAACAGGTCACTGGAGGAGTTCACCGACACTTACAAGATAAAGAGGATTGAAGAACAGACACGTCTGTCGAATCCGGAGGTGCTTCGCAGAGACCTTGCTGCCTGTGACCGCTTCGACATCACGAGCAGGCTCAGTCAGATTGAGGTGCCCACCTTTGTCCTTGTTGGCGACGATGATGACATAGTCCCCCCACGCATTGCCAAGTCACTGCAGAAGTCGATACCGCGCTCCGACATTGCCGTGGTCCGCAAGGCCGATCATGCACCAATGATAGAGAACCCAGAGGAGTTCAACAGACTGCTTCGTCGATTCGTCAAGTGGGTTGAGTCACATGAGGCATGA